The following are from one region of the Candidatus Deferrimicrobium borealis genome:
- a CDS encoding type IV pilus twitching motility protein PilT — protein MVTIQELLTVMYEKGASDLHITTGIAPTIRVDGRLMPLPHEPLMPQDTKRLCYSILTEVQKQRFEEEWELDLSFGVKGLSRFRANVYMQRGAVAGAFRTIPFRVRPFEELGLPPHLKELCKKPRGLVLVTGPTGSGKSTTLAAMIDKINNERQEHIITIEDPIEYLHPHKKCLVNQREVNADTQGFKKALKYILRQDPDIVLIGEMRDLETIEAALTVAETGHLVFATLHTNSCVQTINRILDVFPPYQQPQVRAQLSLVLEGVISQILIPKASGNGRALALEIMIPNPAIRNLIREEKVHQIYSQMQVGQAKFGMQTMNQSLLATYLRREITLDDAVGRSSDPDEFRNLLSNAQSHPQGAGRKA, from the coding sequence ATGGTGACGATTCAGGAACTTCTCACCGTGATGTACGAGAAAGGGGCGTCCGATCTCCACATCACGACGGGAATCGCGCCGACGATCCGCGTGGACGGCCGTCTCATGCCGCTGCCGCACGAGCCGCTCATGCCGCAGGACACCAAGCGGCTTTGCTACAGCATCCTGACCGAGGTCCAGAAGCAGCGGTTCGAGGAGGAGTGGGAACTCGACCTCTCCTTCGGCGTCAAGGGGCTCTCCCGCTTCCGGGCGAACGTCTACATGCAGCGCGGGGCCGTCGCCGGCGCATTCCGCACCATCCCGTTCCGGGTCCGTCCCTTCGAGGAACTGGGACTCCCGCCGCACCTGAAGGAGCTTTGCAAGAAGCCCCGGGGACTGGTTCTGGTGACCGGCCCGACCGGATCCGGAAAGTCGACCACCCTCGCGGCGATGATCGACAAGATCAACAACGAGCGGCAGGAGCACATCATCACGATCGAGGACCCGATCGAGTATCTCCACCCGCACAAGAAGTGCCTCGTGAACCAGCGGGAAGTCAACGCCGATACGCAGGGGTTCAAGAAGGCGCTCAAGTACATCCTCCGGCAGGACCCCGACATCGTCCTCATCGGCGAGATGCGGGACCTGGAAACGATCGAGGCGGCGCTCACCGTCGCGGAGACCGGCCACCTCGTGTTCGCGACCCTCCACACGAACTCGTGCGTCCAGACGATCAACCGGATCCTCGACGTTTTCCCTCCCTACCAGCAGCCGCAGGTCCGCGCGCAGCTCTCCCTCGTCCTCGAGGGTGTCATCTCCCAGATCCTCATCCCCAAGGCGAGCGGGAACGGGCGCGCCCTCGCTCTCGAGATCATGATCCCGAACCCGGCGATCCGGAACCTGATCCGGGAGGAGAAGGTGCACCAGATCTACTCCCAGATGCAGGTGGGACAGGCGAAGTTCGGGATGCAGACGATGAACCAGTCGCTGCTGGCGACGTACCTGCGCAGGGAGATCACGCTGGACGACGCGGTCGGGCGCAGCTCCGACCCCGACGAATTCCGCAATCTGCTGTCGAACGCGCAGAGCCACCCCCAGGGGGCGGGCCGCAAGGCCTGA
- the hslV gene encoding ATP-dependent protease subunit HslV has protein sequence MTEFRGTTIVAVARGGRVAVAGDGQVTMGNVVLKRTAKKIRRLHDGHVVAGFAGGTADAFTLFEKFEAKLSEFRGNLRRAAVELAKDWRTDRVLRRLEALMVVTDGKDLMLLSGTGDVVEPDDGVIGIGSGGSFALAAARALLLHSDLPAGEIAREAVRIASEICVFTNGNVVSEEIEAS, from the coding sequence GTGACGGAGTTTCGTGGGACGACGATCGTCGCAGTCGCTCGCGGGGGGCGGGTTGCGGTCGCCGGGGACGGCCAGGTGACGATGGGGAACGTCGTGCTCAAGCGGACGGCGAAGAAGATCCGGCGGCTCCATGACGGGCACGTGGTCGCGGGATTCGCCGGGGGCACCGCCGACGCGTTCACCCTGTTCGAGAAGTTCGAGGCGAAGCTGTCGGAGTTCCGGGGGAACCTGCGGCGGGCCGCCGTCGAGCTGGCGAAGGATTGGCGCACGGACCGCGTGCTTCGGCGGCTCGAGGCGCTGATGGTGGTTACCGACGGGAAGGACCTCATGCTCCTGTCGGGGACCGGAGACGTGGTCGAGCCGGACGACGGCGTGATCGGGATCGGTTCGGGCGGGTCGTTCGCCCTGGCGGCCGCTCGCGCCCTGCTTCTCCATTCGGACCTTCCCGCCGGGGAGATCGCCCGGGAGGCGGTGCGGATCGCCTCGGAGATCTGCGTCTTCACGAACGGGAACGTCGTGTCCGAGGAGATCGAGGCGTCATGA
- a CDS encoding HNH endonuclease has product MLNSSVLVLNRGYFPVHVTNARRAFCLLYSGLARAINGQYETFDYPSWSALAVAAGDPAIGVVGRGIRIPRVVVLVAYDRVPRRNVRFSRRNIFVRDRNTCQYCGKPFPSSELNLDHVVPRSRGGKTNWENIVCSCIPCNKRKGGNRPEETGMRLVSAPRAPRWSPEFAFSLRTPIHREWVPFLNVVDFTYWNLELQD; this is encoded by the coding sequence ATGCTGAACTCCAGCGTCCTCGTCCTCAACCGGGGGTACTTCCCGGTCCACGTAACGAACGCGCGCCGGGCCTTCTGTCTCCTGTACTCCGGGCTTGCCCGCGCGATCAACGGGCAGTACGAGACGTTCGACTATCCGTCGTGGAGCGCTCTCGCGGTGGCCGCCGGGGACCCCGCCATCGGCGTCGTGGGGAGGGGGATCCGGATCCCCCGCGTGGTGGTCCTCGTCGCGTACGACCGGGTTCCGCGGCGCAACGTCCGGTTCAGCCGTCGCAACATCTTCGTCCGGGACCGGAATACCTGCCAATATTGCGGGAAGCCGTTCCCGAGCAGCGAACTCAACCTGGATCACGTGGTGCCTCGCTCCCGGGGGGGAAAGACCAACTGGGAGAACATCGTCTGCAGCTGCATCCCCTGCAACAAAAGGAAAGGCGGGAATCGCCCCGAGGAGACCGGGATGCGGCTGGTCTCCGCTCCCAGGGCGCCCCGCTGGTCGCCGGAGTTCGCCTTCTCCCTGCGGACTCCCATCCACCGGGAATGGGTTCCGTTCCTGAACGTGGTCGACTTCACCTATTGGAACCTCGAACTCCAGGATTGA
- a CDS encoding type II secretion system F family protein, whose product MTKFAWEGKNRGGGAVSGEMEAPSEAFVLAQLRREQILPLKIRKKGADLGIQLPWKGEKKVGGKEMAIFTRQFATMIDAGLPLVQCLDILGLQQENPTFKKVILKIKEDVESGSTFADALSKHPKVFDSLFVNLVAAGEVGGMLDTILSRLADYIEKSMKLAKKIKGAMVYPSTILAVAVVVTVVLLVYVIPIFAKMFADFGQALPGPTQFVLALSDFTRKYFLLVIVFVFLLVAAFRWYYRQETGRRNVDRLLLRLPVIGSLLQRIAVARFSRTLGTMVSSGVPILESMDIVAKTAGNKIIEEAILKARVSISEGKTIAEPLADSKVFPPMVTQMVAVGEATGALDAMLNKIADFYDDEVDAAVEAMTALLEPMLMVFLGVVIGGLVIAMYLPVFKLAGAVGG is encoded by the coding sequence ATGACGAAATTCGCCTGGGAAGGGAAAAACCGCGGGGGTGGGGCGGTCTCGGGGGAGATGGAAGCCCCGAGCGAGGCGTTCGTTCTCGCGCAGCTGCGGCGGGAGCAGATCCTGCCCCTGAAGATCCGGAAGAAAGGTGCGGACCTTGGGATCCAGCTTCCATGGAAGGGGGAGAAGAAGGTCGGCGGGAAGGAGATGGCCATCTTCACCCGTCAGTTCGCCACCATGATCGACGCGGGCCTCCCGCTCGTCCAGTGCCTCGACATCCTCGGGCTGCAGCAGGAGAACCCGACGTTCAAGAAGGTGATCCTGAAGATCAAGGAGGACGTGGAGAGCGGCTCCACCTTCGCCGACGCCCTTTCCAAGCACCCGAAGGTCTTCGATTCCCTTTTCGTCAACCTCGTCGCCGCGGGAGAGGTGGGCGGAATGCTCGACACGATCCTGTCGCGGCTCGCCGATTACATCGAGAAGTCGATGAAGCTCGCCAAGAAGATCAAGGGGGCGATGGTCTATCCGTCCACGATCCTCGCCGTCGCCGTCGTCGTCACGGTCGTCCTCCTCGTGTACGTCATCCCGATCTTCGCGAAGATGTTCGCCGATTTCGGGCAGGCGCTCCCCGGTCCCACGCAGTTCGTCCTCGCGCTCAGCGACTTCACGCGCAAATATTTCCTGCTCGTCATCGTCTTCGTCTTCCTGCTCGTGGCGGCGTTCCGCTGGTACTACCGGCAGGAAACCGGTCGGAGGAACGTCGACCGTCTGCTGCTGCGGCTCCCGGTCATCGGCTCCCTTCTGCAGCGGATCGCGGTCGCCCGGTTCTCGCGGACCCTCGGGACGATGGTCAGCAGCGGCGTCCCCATCCTCGAGAGCATGGACATCGTGGCGAAAACCGCGGGGAACAAGATCATCGAGGAGGCGATCCTGAAGGCCCGCGTGAGCATCAGCGAGGGGAAGACGATCGCGGAGCCGCTGGCCGACAGCAAGGTGTTCCCGCCGATGGTGACCCAGATGGTCGCCGTGGGGGAGGCCACGGGCGCCCTCGACGCGATGCTGAACAAGATCGCCGACTTCTACGACGACGAGGTCGACGCGGCCGTCGAGGCGATGACGGCGCTGCTCGAGCCGATGCTGATGGTCTTCCTCGGCGTGGTCATCGGCGGACTGGTCATCGCGATGTACCTGCCCGTGTTCAAGCTGGCGGGAGCCGTCGGGGGATAG
- the pilB gene encoding type IV-A pilus assembly ATPase PilB, whose product MSVLANKIGEMLLKGNLITADQLRGALETQEKTHERIGTVLVKAGFINEEELLAFLGRQFNLPVVDLSKYEINPEVVRLLPEEMVQKHLALPINRVGSKVIVAVADPSNMAIVDGIGFKTGYSVELVLASERAITAEINKFFDRSMEFKDIISELDEDFEVIREEEVDTADLERGVDDAPVVKLANYLLTEAIKRRASDIHIEPYEKEFRVRYRVDGVLFEVMRPPLRLRNALSSRLKIMASLDIAERRLPQDGRIKMKVGKGREMDFRVSSLPTIYGEKIVLRLLDKSNLQLDMTKLGFEPEQLVDFNAAIHRPFGMILVTGPTGSGKTTTLYSALVDLNKVADNICTAEDPVEYNFAGINQVQTKEEIGLTFAASLRSFLRQDPDIIMVGEIRDYETAEIAVKAALTGHLVLSTLHTNDAPSTVTRLLNMGIEPFLVSSSLNLVVAQRLARRVCTKCREEIKIPPKALVDAGMKPERIRLAKPAKGKGCDECSGTGFRGRVALYEVMPIKEEIKDLVLRGGSALDLQREAVRLGMKTLRQSGLTKLEEGVTTLEEVQRVTAPD is encoded by the coding sequence ATGTCCGTACTGGCCAACAAGATCGGCGAGATGCTCCTGAAAGGGAATCTGATCACCGCCGATCAGCTGCGCGGAGCCCTCGAAACCCAGGAGAAAACGCACGAACGGATCGGAACCGTCCTGGTGAAGGCCGGTTTCATCAATGAAGAGGAGCTCCTCGCGTTCCTCGGCCGCCAGTTCAACCTCCCCGTCGTCGACCTTTCGAAATACGAGATCAACCCCGAAGTCGTCCGCCTCCTTCCCGAGGAGATGGTCCAGAAGCACCTTGCGCTTCCGATCAACCGCGTGGGGTCGAAGGTGATCGTCGCGGTGGCCGATCCCTCCAACATGGCGATCGTCGACGGGATCGGGTTCAAGACGGGGTACTCCGTCGAACTGGTCCTTGCCTCGGAGCGCGCGATCACGGCGGAGATCAACAAGTTCTTCGACCGGTCGATGGAATTCAAGGACATCATCTCCGAGCTCGACGAGGACTTCGAGGTCATCCGCGAGGAGGAGGTCGACACCGCCGACCTCGAGCGGGGTGTCGACGACGCCCCGGTCGTGAAGCTCGCGAACTACCTTCTCACCGAGGCGATCAAGCGGCGCGCGTCCGACATCCACATCGAGCCGTACGAGAAGGAGTTCCGAGTCCGGTATCGTGTGGATGGCGTCCTCTTCGAGGTGATGCGCCCGCCGCTGCGGTTGCGCAACGCGTTGTCGTCCCGGCTCAAGATCATGGCTTCCCTCGACATCGCCGAGCGGCGCCTCCCCCAGGACGGCCGCATCAAGATGAAGGTCGGAAAGGGGCGGGAGATGGACTTCCGCGTCTCCTCCCTCCCGACGATCTACGGCGAGAAGATCGTCCTCCGCCTCCTCGACAAGTCGAACCTGCAGCTCGACATGACGAAGCTGGGCTTCGAGCCCGAGCAGCTGGTCGACTTCAACGCTGCGATCCACCGCCCCTTCGGCATGATCCTCGTCACCGGCCCCACGGGGTCCGGAAAGACGACGACCCTTTACTCCGCCCTCGTCGACCTCAACAAGGTGGCGGACAACATCTGCACGGCCGAGGACCCGGTGGAGTACAACTTCGCGGGGATCAACCAGGTCCAGACGAAGGAGGAGATCGGCCTCACCTTCGCCGCCTCCCTGCGCTCCTTCCTGCGGCAGGACCCCGACATCATCATGGTGGGGGAGATCCGGGACTACGAGACCGCGGAGATCGCCGTCAAGGCGGCACTCACCGGACACCTGGTCCTCTCCACGCTGCACACCAACGACGCCCCCAGCACGGTCACCCGGCTTCTGAACATGGGGATCGAGCCGTTCCTCGTGTCGTCGTCGCTGAACCTCGTCGTTGCGCAGAGGCTTGCCCGCCGGGTCTGCACGAAATGCAGGGAGGAGATCAAGATCCCCCCGAAGGCGCTCGTGGACGCCGGGATGAAGCCCGAGCGGATCCGGCTCGCCAAACCGGCGAAGGGGAAAGGATGCGATGAGTGCAGCGGGACCGGGTTCCGCGGGCGGGTCGCCCTTTACGAGGTGATGCCGATCAAGGAGGAGATCAAGGATCTCGTCCTGCGGGGCGGATCGGCGCTCGATCTGCAGCGGGAAGCGGTCCGCCTCGGGATGAAGACCCTCCGCCAGTCCGGTCTCACGAAGCTGGAGGAGGGGGTCACGACGCTCGAAGAAGTGCAGCGGGTGACCGCGCCGGATTGA
- the aroE gene encoding shikimate dehydrogenase encodes MNPQPPGGKGGVSSSLLFVVGHPISHSLSPAMHNGVIARLGLPLHYVPIDLPPGHLRRFLRIVRTGNFLGGNVTIPYKEEAATLADTRSEAVEVCGAANTLVVREGALHAENTDGQGFLDALAAAGWGRRYRRVVLLGAGGAARGIALALAGAGSREIVLLNRHPRRAERVARFLSARFPAVAFAAGDLRPPTLREEFRGADLIVQCTSLGLRGEWVNFPIKDVQKSSRFADIVYRAGGTDLVRRLRARGVKTVGGLPMLAYQAARSFSLWTGRDVPGETFRKLAVKALKL; translated from the coding sequence TTGAACCCGCAACCTCCAGGGGGGAAGGGCGGTGTCTCCTCCTCCCTCCTCTTCGTGGTCGGGCACCCGATTTCGCATTCCCTGAGCCCCGCGATGCACAACGGCGTCATCGCACGGTTGGGCCTTCCTCTCCACTACGTTCCGATCGACCTCCCTCCCGGACATCTGCGACGGTTTCTCCGGATCGTCCGCACGGGAAACTTCCTCGGTGGGAACGTCACGATCCCTTATAAGGAAGAAGCCGCCACTCTGGCGGACACCCGTTCGGAAGCGGTGGAGGTCTGCGGCGCGGCGAACACCCTGGTGGTGCGGGAAGGGGCCCTCCATGCGGAGAACACGGATGGCCAGGGGTTCCTCGATGCCCTCGCAGCGGCGGGATGGGGGCGTCGATACCGCCGCGTCGTCCTCCTCGGCGCCGGCGGAGCGGCCCGCGGCATCGCCTTGGCCCTCGCGGGGGCGGGCTCCCGGGAGATCGTCCTCCTGAACCGGCACCCCCGCCGGGCGGAGCGCGTCGCGCGGTTCCTTTCCGCGCGGTTTCCCGCCGTCGCCTTTGCCGCCGGCGATCTCCGTCCCCCGACCCTTCGGGAGGAATTCCGGGGGGCCGACCTCATCGTCCAGTGCACCTCCCTCGGCCTCCGGGGGGAGTGGGTAAATTTTCCGATAAAAGATGTACAGAAATCTTCCCGCTTCGCCGATATAGTCTACCGGGCAGGGGGTACGGACCTGGTCCGGCGGCTTCGGGCGCGGGGGGTGAAGACGGTGGGAGGGCTCCCGATGCTGGCATATCAGGCCGCGCGGAGTTTCTCCCTTTGGACCGGGCGGGATGTCCCGGGGGAAACGTTCCGGAAGTTGGCGGTAAAGGCTTTGAAATTATGA
- a CDS encoding ATP-binding protein, with translation MARDPGEGTEGTRAGGRNLLLIRTGITFALLASVVSVQIRSPELLLTGGFQLLYFAVLLSYGWLLLRYAAWGSVDLPTYAVFLQAVADVAFISIIVFATGLYDSVFSFMFVVVILLGSLERYLRGAVGWAILSSAAYTVLVYLQMRGILLPPGFEAINLRFPQFARSAVTHSTAFLLTGILSGLLGEEIRKGKEKVRDRDDVIQKLESFHKHVIDNIPSGLLTIDTQGKVNLVNDTACAILGRTREDSVGKPMGQVLGGIEGWEAREGRDDSRVPRAEIRFLRADGTEVFLGFSTSPMKDAEGRSIGRVVIFQDLTPIRQMEERVRIADRLAGVGELAAGLAHEIRNPLASIAGSSQLLRESAASSGESATLLDIIGRESQRLNGLITDFLAFTGPSQRNTTRLDVAALLRDVAEAVRAGEARGKGVEVELAPLKALVVEGDGEQLKQVAWNLVRNAVHASPAGGKVMIDGFEQIRHGFRYVVAVVVDTGAGIAPGIIEKIFNPFFTTKEGGTGLGLSISQRIVHQHKGFIEVRQAPGKGCTFSVFLPAASAGSGEAKGDV, from the coding sequence TTGGCCCGCGACCCCGGGGAGGGAACCGAGGGGACGCGGGCGGGGGGGAGAAACCTTCTCCTGATCCGGACCGGGATCACGTTCGCGCTGCTGGCGTCCGTGGTTTCGGTGCAGATCCGCTCGCCGGAGCTGCTGCTCACGGGCGGGTTCCAGCTTCTGTACTTCGCCGTCCTTCTCTCCTACGGGTGGCTGCTTCTCCGGTACGCCGCTTGGGGCAGCGTCGATCTCCCGACGTACGCCGTCTTCCTCCAGGCCGTCGCGGACGTCGCGTTCATCTCCATCATCGTTTTCGCGACGGGCCTGTACGACAGCGTCTTCTCCTTCATGTTCGTGGTCGTGATCCTGCTCGGGAGCCTCGAGCGGTACCTGCGCGGGGCGGTGGGCTGGGCGATCCTCTCCTCCGCGGCGTACACGGTCCTCGTCTACCTTCAGATGCGCGGCATTCTCCTCCCCCCCGGGTTCGAGGCGATCAACCTCCGGTTTCCCCAGTTCGCCCGCTCGGCGGTAACGCACTCCACGGCATTCCTCCTCACGGGGATCCTTTCCGGACTCCTCGGCGAGGAGATCCGGAAGGGGAAGGAGAAAGTCCGCGACCGGGACGACGTGATCCAGAAACTGGAGAGCTTCCACAAGCACGTGATCGACAACATCCCGTCCGGCCTCCTGACGATCGACACGCAGGGAAAGGTGAACCTGGTGAACGACACGGCGTGCGCCATTCTCGGCAGGACCCGGGAGGATTCGGTGGGGAAGCCGATGGGGCAGGTCCTCGGCGGGATCGAGGGGTGGGAGGCGAGAGAGGGGAGGGACGATTCCCGGGTTCCGCGCGCCGAGATCCGGTTTCTGCGGGCCGACGGCACCGAGGTCTTTCTCGGGTTCTCGACCTCTCCGATGAAGGATGCGGAGGGGCGCTCGATCGGTCGCGTGGTGATCTTCCAGGACCTGACCCCCATCCGGCAGATGGAAGAGCGCGTACGGATCGCGGATCGCCTGGCCGGGGTGGGGGAACTCGCCGCGGGTCTCGCGCACGAGATCCGGAATCCCCTCGCGTCGATCGCCGGATCTTCCCAGTTGCTCCGGGAGTCGGCCGCCTCTTCCGGTGAATCGGCGACCCTCCTCGACATCATCGGGAGGGAAAGCCAGCGGCTGAACGGCCTCATCACCGACTTCCTCGCCTTCACCGGCCCCTCTCAAAGGAATACGACGCGCCTTGACGTGGCGGCGCTGCTCCGGGACGTCGCCGAGGCGGTGCGCGCGGGGGAGGCCCGGGGGAAAGGCGTTGAGGTCGAACTCGCCCCGCTGAAGGCCCTCGTGGTGGAGGGGGACGGCGAGCAGTTGAAGCAGGTGGCCTGGAATCTCGTCCGCAACGCGGTGCATGCCTCCCCGGCAGGGGGAAAGGTGATGATCGACGGTTTCGAACAGATCCGCCACGGATTCCGGTACGTCGTAGCGGTGGTGGTCGACACCGGGGCCGGGATCGCACCGGGGATCATTGAAAAGATCTTCAACCCGTTCTTCACGACCAAGGAAGGGGGGACGGGGCTCGGTCTCTCCATCTCCCAGCGGATCGTTCACCAGCACAAGGGATTCATCGAGGTCCGCCAGGCGCCCGGCAAGGGGTGCACCTTCTCGGTCTTCCTGCCGGCCGCCTCGGCAGGGAGCGGGGAAGCGAAGGGCGATGTCTGA
- the trmFO gene encoding methylenetetrahydrofolate--tRNA-(uracil(54)-C(5))-methyltransferase (FADH(2)-oxidizing) TrmFO, which produces MSERSVTVVGAGLAGSEAALRLSRAGVAVELYEMRPAKLTPAHRSGRFAELVCSNSLGSGEPTSGKGLLKEELRILGSALLPIAEASRVPAGKALAVDREEFGRRVTEAVRSCPGIRVHEEEVKTVPGDPLVILACGPLASDAIASAIRDVLGEDGFYFYDAISPIVDAETIDPEASFVADRYGVGTGDYLNLPMDRERYEAFLSALLTAKTVPLRSFEEPRYFEGCMPVEEIARRGPETLLFGPLRPVGLRDPRTGRIPHAVVQLRKENAAGTMYNLVGFQTRLTYPEQKRVFSLIPGLSSAGYFRYGSVHRNSFLDARRHLHPWMESRNRAGLFFAGQITGVEGYVESIASGLVAAVSAARRAAGRDPRPFPRESMIGALMERITTPGTDRPQPMNANFGLLPEVAVRRKRDRKERKVEVALDALRNFDAD; this is translated from the coding sequence ATGTCTGAGCGTTCCGTGACGGTCGTGGGCGCAGGCCTCGCCGGTTCGGAGGCGGCCCTTCGTCTGTCCAGGGCCGGCGTCGCGGTCGAGCTGTACGAGATGCGCCCGGCGAAACTCACCCCCGCGCACCGGTCGGGCCGGTTCGCGGAACTCGTGTGCAGCAATTCGCTCGGATCCGGGGAACCGACCTCGGGGAAGGGACTTCTCAAGGAGGAGCTTCGGATCCTCGGTTCCGCCCTCCTCCCGATCGCGGAGGCTTCCAGGGTCCCCGCGGGGAAGGCTCTGGCGGTCGACCGGGAGGAGTTCGGCCGCCGGGTCACGGAGGCGGTCCGGTCCTGTCCCGGCATCCGTGTCCACGAGGAGGAAGTGAAAACGGTCCCCGGGGACCCGCTCGTGATCCTGGCCTGCGGGCCCCTCGCGTCGGACGCCATCGCGTCCGCGATTCGCGACGTTCTGGGGGAAGACGGGTTCTACTTCTACGACGCGATATCGCCGATCGTGGATGCCGAGACGATCGACCCCGAAGCGTCGTTCGTCGCCGACCGGTACGGCGTCGGCACGGGGGATTATCTCAACCTCCCCATGGACCGGGAACGGTACGAGGCGTTCCTCTCCGCCCTGCTGACGGCGAAGACGGTTCCGCTGCGGTCTTTCGAGGAGCCGAGGTACTTCGAGGGGTGCATGCCGGTGGAGGAGATCGCCCGGCGCGGCCCGGAAACCCTCCTGTTCGGTCCGCTGCGTCCCGTCGGCCTGCGGGACCCGCGGACCGGGCGGATTCCTCACGCCGTCGTCCAGCTTCGGAAGGAAAACGCGGCGGGGACGATGTACAATCTGGTCGGTTTCCAGACGCGCCTCACCTACCCCGAGCAGAAGCGGGTCTTCTCGCTGATCCCCGGTCTTTCGTCCGCCGGGTATTTTCGATACGGATCGGTGCACCGCAACAGTTTCCTCGATGCCCGACGGCATCTCCATCCGTGGATGGAGTCCCGGAATCGCGCCGGCCTCTTCTTCGCGGGCCAGATCACGGGGGTCGAGGGATACGTCGAGTCGATCGCGTCCGGGTTGGTCGCGGCGGTTTCCGCCGCGCGGCGGGCGGCCGGGAGGGATCCCCGCCCCTTCCCGCGGGAGTCGATGATCGGCGCGCTGATGGAGCGGATCACCACGCCGGGTACGGACCGCCCCCAGCCGATGAACGCCAACTTCGGGCTTCTTCCCGAAGTGGCGGTGCGGCGGAAGCGGGACCGGAAGGAGCGGAAGGTGGAGGTCGCTCTCGACGCGCTACGGAACTTCGACGCCGACTGA
- a CDS encoding tyrosine-type recombinase/integrase has product MGKPVVERFTGFLASERNASAETVRAYRREVERLQRFLREDRSAGDAEPVDWSRVTAADLRRFLSLQFDAARGDTGEKIRPATAARTVSAIRTFLGFLVAHGEIGANPAVGIPAPRRAMRLPEFLPVDEMDAFLRNLPSGTLREKRDAAILELLYSSGLRVGELCSLRVRDLSVESSTVRVTGKGRKVRVVPVGGKAVAALGKYLAVRPPAHGGEFRSALDEPLFVNLRGSVGKESGRGISPRSVARILRERLDARVGVIGRHLSPHGMRHSFATHLLESGADLRAIQEMLGHASLSTTQRYARVNVSHLVRMYEEAHPLAVRPRVSRREGRGK; this is encoded by the coding sequence TTGGGAAAGCCGGTGGTCGAGCGGTTCACGGGGTTTCTTGCGTCCGAGCGGAACGCTTCGGCGGAAACCGTGCGCGCGTACCGGAGGGAAGTGGAACGCCTCCAGCGATTCCTGCGGGAAGACCGGAGCGCGGGGGACGCGGAACCCGTCGACTGGTCGAGGGTGACCGCCGCGGATCTCCGCCGGTTCCTCTCGCTGCAGTTCGATGCGGCGCGCGGGGACACGGGGGAGAAGATCCGCCCCGCGACGGCCGCCCGCACGGTGTCCGCGATCCGGACCTTCCTCGGGTTCCTCGTCGCGCACGGTGAGATCGGCGCGAATCCCGCCGTGGGGATCCCCGCGCCGCGGAGGGCGATGCGGCTGCCGGAGTTCCTCCCCGTCGACGAGATGGACGCTTTCCTGCGGAATCTTCCCAGCGGGACCCTCCGGGAGAAGCGGGACGCCGCGATCCTCGAGCTTCTGTACTCCTCCGGGCTTCGCGTCGGGGAGCTCTGCTCTCTGCGGGTGCGGGACCTCTCGGTCGAGTCGTCCACCGTCCGCGTCACGGGGAAGGGGAGAAAGGTCCGGGTCGTCCCCGTCGGCGGGAAGGCGGTTGCCGCGCTCGGGAAGTACCTGGCCGTCCGGCCCCCCGCACACGGGGGGGAGTTCCGGAGCGCGCTGGACGAGCCGCTCTTCGTCAACCTGCGGGGGAGCGTCGGAAAGGAATCGGGTCGGGGGATCTCCCCCAGGAGCGTGGCGAGGATCCTCCGGGAGCGGCTCGACGCGCGGGTCGGCGTGATCGGTCGCCACCTGTCGCCCCACGGGATGCGGCACTCCTTCGCCACCCACCTGCTCGAATCCGGGGCGGACCTCCGCGCGATCCAGGAGATGCTCGGGCACGCCTCGCTCTCGACGACGCAGCGGTACGCGCGGGTCAACGTGAGCCACCTCGTCCGGATGTACGAGGAGGCGCACCCGCTTGCGGTTCGCCCGCGGGTGTCGCGGCGGGAGGGGAGGGGAAAGTGA